Proteins encoded by one window of Blautia luti:
- the rlmD gene encoding 23S rRNA (uracil(1939)-C(5))-methyltransferase RlmD: MKKGEIYEGVIEKVDFPNKGIVMTGDQKVTVKNGMPGQKVRFMINKKRSGRVEGRLLEVLEKSPLETRDPVCSIFPECGGCMYQTMSYENQLVMKERQVRDLLEGALNGADYQWEGIHGSPIEFRYRNKMEFSFGDAYKDGPLTLGLHKKGSTYDVLTANDCKLVHEDMTKILTCVHEFFLKRNVSYYRKMQHTGYLRHLLLRRGVTTGEILVHVITTSQEEHDLQPLKEELLALPLEGKIVGIMHIINDSLSDVVQSDETRILYGQDFFYETLLGLRFKISTFSFFQPNSLAAEVLYSVVRQYIGDTKDKVVFDLYSGTGTIAQLVASVADEVIGVEIVEEAVEAAKQNAALNNLSNCKFIAGDVLKVLDDLTEKPDVIILDPPRDGIHPKALPKILSYGVDHIVYISCKATSLARDLPAFLAAGYELEKACSVDQFCETVHVEVVCCLHRVNS, translated from the coding sequence ATGAAGAAAGGCGAAATTTACGAGGGAGTAATTGAAAAAGTAGATTTTCCAAATAAAGGAATTGTAATGACAGGCGACCAGAAAGTCACAGTAAAGAACGGCATGCCAGGCCAGAAAGTCCGTTTCATGATCAACAAGAAACGCTCCGGCCGTGTAGAAGGACGACTTCTGGAAGTTCTGGAGAAATCCCCGCTTGAAACAAGAGACCCGGTCTGTAGCATTTTCCCGGAATGCGGTGGATGCATGTATCAGACCATGTCCTATGAGAACCAGCTTGTAATGAAAGAACGCCAGGTTCGTGATCTGCTTGAGGGAGCATTAAACGGTGCTGACTACCAGTGGGAAGGAATCCACGGAAGCCCTATCGAATTCAGATACCGCAATAAAATGGAATTCTCTTTTGGCGACGCATACAAAGATGGTCCGCTCACACTTGGCCTGCACAAGAAGGGCAGCACCTATGACGTACTTACCGCAAACGACTGCAAACTTGTCCACGAAGACATGACCAAAATCCTGACCTGCGTCCATGAATTTTTCCTGAAACGAAATGTTTCCTATTATAGAAAGATGCAGCACACAGGCTATCTGCGCCACCTGCTTCTCCGCCGCGGCGTAACCACCGGAGAAATCCTGGTACACGTGATCACCACCAGTCAGGAAGAACATGACCTGCAGCCACTGAAAGAAGAACTCCTTGCACTTCCGCTGGAAGGAAAAATCGTCGGAATCATGCACATCATTAACGACTCTCTTTCCGATGTGGTGCAGAGTGATGAAACCCGCATCCTTTACGGACAGGATTTCTTCTACGAAACCCTCCTGGGACTGCGATTCAAGATCAGCACCTTCTCATTCTTCCAGCCCAACTCACTGGCTGCAGAAGTGCTCTATTCTGTAGTCCGCCAGTACATCGGAGATACCAAAGATAAAGTAGTCTTTGATCTTTACAGCGGAACAGGAACCATCGCTCAGCTCGTAGCATCCGTAGCAGATGAAGTGATCGGAGTAGAGATTGTAGAGGAAGCAGTAGAAGCCGCTAAACAGAATGCAGCGCTGAACAATTTAAGTAACTGTAAATTTATAGCCGGAGATGTTCTAAAAGTCCTTGATGACCTCACTGAGAAACCAGACGTGATCATTCTCGACCCACCAAGAGACGGTATTCACCCAAAGGCCCTGCCGAAGATTCTCTCCTACGGCGTAGACCACATCGTCTACATCTCCTGCAAAGCCACCAGCCTCGCCCGGGATCTCCCGGCATTCCTCGCTGCAGGCTACGAACTGGAAAAGGCATGCAGCGTAGACCAGTTCTGCGAAACTGTGCATGTGGAAGTCGTGTGTTGTCTACATCGGGTGAATTCGTAG
- the codB gene encoding cytosine permease translates to MSKNTKDVVEDKDYSLERVPATARKGFWPMFFIMLGFTFFSASMSVGAKLGIGLNLQGFIWAVLIGSIVLGAYTGVLGYIGSHTGMSLDLLAQHSFGKKGSYLPSALISFTQIGWFGVGAAMFAIPAAEVLHVSPVVLVVIAGVCMTLSAYRGIEGLEIVSYISVPLIAILGIYSMNLAIGQGGGLEAVFAKSQGTLTIAGGAGLVIGSFVSGGTATPNFTRYAKTNKIAIVTTVIAFFLGNALMFAFGATGGAFTGKDDIFYVMIAQGLTVPALIALGANIWTTNDNALYTSGLGLSNITKVRKKPMVVIAGVIGTVLSIWLYNNFVGWLNFLNAALPPVGALISLDFFLHRSDYESGAEAKKEVKWGSVVGVICGALAGNLIPGGIASINAMVVAVICYFVIGAITKD, encoded by the coding sequence ATGAGTAAAAACACAAAAGACGTAGTAGAAGACAAGGACTATTCCCTTGAGCGCGTACCAGCCACAGCCAGAAAAGGCTTCTGGCCAATGTTCTTTATCATGCTTGGTTTCACATTCTTTTCAGCTAGCATGAGTGTGGGTGCGAAGCTGGGAATCGGACTGAACCTGCAGGGATTTATCTGGGCAGTTCTGATCGGAAGCATCGTGCTGGGTGCTTACACAGGTGTGCTGGGTTACATCGGAAGCCACACTGGTATGTCACTGGATCTGCTTGCACAGCATTCTTTCGGTAAAAAAGGTTCTTACCTGCCATCTGCACTGATCAGTTTCACACAGATTGGATGGTTCGGTGTAGGTGCAGCCATGTTCGCTATTCCGGCAGCAGAAGTGCTCCATGTATCACCGGTAGTTCTGGTAGTGATCGCTGGTGTGTGTATGACACTTTCCGCATACCGCGGAATCGAAGGACTTGAGATCGTCAGCTATATTTCCGTACCGTTGATTGCAATCCTTGGCATCTATTCCATGAATCTTGCAATCGGACAGGGCGGCGGTCTGGAGGCAGTATTTGCAAAGAGTCAGGGAACACTGACCATCGCAGGCGGAGCAGGACTGGTAATTGGTTCCTTTGTCAGCGGCGGAACAGCAACACCAAACTTTACCCGTTATGCAAAAACAAATAAGATTGCAATTGTTACAACCGTAATCGCATTCTTCCTTGGAAATGCCCTGATGTTCGCATTTGGTGCAACAGGTGGAGCTTTCACAGGAAAGGATGATATCTTCTACGTTATGATCGCACAGGGACTGACAGTTCCTGCACTGATCGCACTGGGAGCAAACATCTGGACAACCAACGACAACGCACTTTACACATCCGGACTTGGACTTTCCAATATCACAAAAGTCCGCAAGAAACCAATGGTAGTCATCGCAGGTGTGATTGGAACCGTGCTTTCTATCTGGCTTTACAATAACTTCGTAGGATGGCTTAACTTCCTGAACGCAGCCCTCCCGCCGGTAGGTGCACTGATCTCCCTGGATTTCTTCCTCCACAGATCCGACTATGAGTCAGGAGCAGAAGCAAAGAAAGAAGTAAAATGGGGCTCCGTCGTCGGTGTTATCTGCGGCGCACTGGCAGGAAACCTGATCCCTGGAGGAATCGCTTCTATCAATGCCATGGTTGTAGCAGTCATCTGCTATTTCGTGATCGGAGCAATCACAAAAGACTGA
- the pcrA gene encoding DNA helicase PcrA, with the protein MNNIYSTLNPPQQEAVYHTEGPLLILAGAGSGKTRVLTHRIAYLIDEKGVNPWNILAITFTNKAASEMRERVDKIVGFGSESIWVSTFHSTCVRILRRHIDRLGFDTRFAIYDTEDQKTLMKEICRKLNIDTKIYKERSLLAQISHAKDELITPDEMELNAGGDFNKKKVAAVYREYQASLRKNNALDFDDLIVKTVELFQNCGDVLENYQERFKYIMVDEYQDTNTAQFKFVSLLASKYENLCVVGDDDQSIYKFRGANIGNILGFEHVFPDAKVIRLEQNYRSTKNILSAANEVIANNASRKSKTLWTENPEGELIHFRQFMNGYEEAEYVVGEISRAHRENGAKYKDCAVLYRTNAQSRLFEEKCLLANIPYKIVGGVNFYARKEIKDLLCYLKTIDNSRDDLAVRRIINVPKRGIGATTLGRIQDYADKMSVSFYDALRVAEEVPSIGRSLSKIDGFVTFIQSFKSKAESYTVRELLEEVIELTGYVAELKAEDTEESQARIENIDELISKTESYQEAMEEQGQPATLSGFLEEIALIADIDSVDPDQDYVLLMTLHSAKGLEFPRVFLVGMEDGIFPSYMSIVSDDKSDLEEERRLCYVGITRAMEDLTLTSARQRMIRGDVQYNKVSRFVREIPRELVDMGQTATPEKKKQIADMIQADRSLAKMKMALASKPFKPREFKVTKAASLDYEVGDTVRHIKFGVGIVKDIVDGGRDYEVTVDFDKVGVKKMFAGFAKLKKI; encoded by the coding sequence AGCCAGTGAAATGAGAGAACGAGTAGATAAGATCGTAGGTTTCGGCTCAGAGAGCATCTGGGTATCCACCTTCCACTCTACCTGCGTGCGGATCCTGCGCAGACATATTGACCGTCTGGGATTCGATACCAGATTTGCCATCTACGATACAGAAGACCAGAAAACTTTGATGAAGGAAATCTGCAGAAAGCTGAATATCGATACCAAGATCTACAAGGAACGCTCCCTGCTTGCACAGATTTCCCATGCAAAAGACGAGCTGATCACACCAGATGAAATGGAACTGAATGCAGGCGGTGATTTTAATAAGAAGAAAGTCGCAGCAGTATACCGTGAATATCAGGCATCCCTGCGAAAGAATAACGCGCTGGATTTCGACGATCTGATCGTAAAGACAGTAGAACTGTTCCAGAACTGCGGAGATGTTCTTGAGAACTATCAGGAACGTTTCAAATATATCATGGTAGACGAGTATCAGGACACCAACACAGCACAGTTCAAATTTGTAAGCCTGCTGGCTTCCAAGTATGAAAATCTCTGTGTTGTGGGTGATGATGACCAGTCTATCTACAAATTCCGTGGTGCAAACATCGGAAACATCCTCGGATTCGAGCATGTTTTCCCGGATGCAAAGGTCATCCGTCTGGAACAAAATTACCGTTCCACCAAGAACATCCTGAGTGCAGCCAATGAAGTGATTGCCAACAATGCCTCCCGTAAATCCAAGACACTCTGGACGGAGAACCCGGAAGGTGAGCTGATCCATTTCCGCCAGTTTATGAACGGATACGAAGAAGCAGAGTATGTAGTAGGCGAGATTTCCAGGGCACACAGGGAGAACGGTGCGAAGTACAAAGACTGCGCAGTCCTGTACAGAACCAATGCCCAGTCCCGACTCTTTGAAGAGAAGTGCCTACTTGCGAATATTCCTTATAAGATCGTAGGCGGCGTAAACTTCTATGCACGTAAAGAGATCAAAGACTTGTTATGTTATCTGAAGACCATTGATAACTCCAGAGATGACCTGGCAGTCCGCCGTATCATCAATGTGCCGAAACGTGGAATTGGTGCCACAACACTTGGCAGGATTCAGGATTATGCAGACAAGATGAGCGTCAGCTTCTACGACGCCCTGCGTGTGGCAGAGGAAGTTCCTTCTATTGGAAGAAGCCTTTCCAAGATTGACGGTTTTGTAACCTTTATCCAGAGTTTCAAGAGCAAAGCGGAATCCTACACAGTCCGTGAACTTCTGGAAGAAGTAATTGAACTTACCGGATACGTAGCAGAGCTGAAAGCGGAAGATACCGAAGAATCCCAGGCACGGATTGAGAATATTGACGAACTTATTTCCAAGACCGAGTCCTATCAGGAAGCCATGGAAGAACAGGGACAGCCTGCCACACTTTCCGGATTCCTGGAAGAGATCGCACTGATCGCAGACATCGACAGCGTTGACCCGGATCAGGATTATGTGCTTCTTATGACCTTACATAGTGCCAAAGGTTTGGAATTCCCGAGAGTGTTCCTGGTTGGAATGGAAGACGGAATTTTCCCGTCCTATATGTCCATTGTATCAGACGATAAATCCGATCTGGAAGAAGAACGCCGTCTCTGTTATGTGGGAATCACAAGAGCCATGGAAGACCTGACACTGACAAGTGCCAGACAGCGAATGATCCGTGGGGATGTGCAGTACAACAAAGTTTCCAGATTTGTCCGCGAAATCCCGCGTGAACTTGTAGATATGGGACAGACAGCAACACCGGAAAAGAAGAAACAGATTGCAGACATGATCCAGGCAGACCGTAGCCTTGCCAAGATGAAAATGGCATTGGCATCAAAGCCATTCAAGCCAAGAGAATTCAAAGTCACCAAGGCAGCGTCCTTAGATTATGAAGTAGGTGATACCGTACGTCACATTAAATTTGGCGTGGGAATCGTCAAAGACATTGTAGACGGTGGAAGAGATTATGAAGTTACTGTTGATTTTGACAAAGTGGGAGTCAAGAAGATGTTCGCAGGCTTTGCAAAGCTGAAGAAAATCTAA
- a CDS encoding ParB/RepB/Spo0J family partition protein, with protein MARKKEMYSPENHEPGAGIVLMKLDELHSFEGHPFKVEKNQELFELRCSIEKEGVLVPLLVRKNPHGDGYEIIAGHRRKEAALWAGFMEVPVIIRELDDDQSVIAMVDSNLQREKILPSEKAFAYKMRLEAMKHQGRAEADTSDPLEPKCKTELVNVSELEAELQEFGKVKIQKKGGAGGKRSNEQLASMVGESVTQIKRYIRLTHLIPKIRDMVDKEILAIRSAVEIVLFGLA; from the coding sequence ATGGCAAGGAAGAAAGAAATGTATTCACCAGAGAATCACGAGCCGGGTGCAGGTATTGTACTGATGAAACTGGATGAGCTGCATAGCTTTGAAGGACACCCGTTTAAGGTAGAGAAAAATCAGGAACTGTTTGAACTGCGATGTAGTATTGAGAAGGAAGGAGTATTAGTTCCGCTTCTGGTGAGAAAAAATCCACATGGTGATGGATATGAAATTATAGCCGGACACAGACGAAAAGAAGCAGCGCTATGGGCAGGATTTATGGAAGTGCCGGTCATTATCCGGGAACTGGATGATGATCAGTCGGTTATAGCGATGGTGGACAGTAATCTTCAAAGAGAGAAGATACTGCCAAGCGAAAAAGCGTTTGCCTATAAAATGCGTCTGGAAGCAATGAAGCACCAGGGAAGAGCAGAAGCAGATACTTCGGACCCACTGGAACCGAAGTGTAAGACAGAACTGGTGAATGTATCAGAACTGGAAGCAGAATTACAGGAATTTGGAAAAGTAAAAATCCAGAAAAAAGGCGGAGCAGGAGGCAAGCGAAGCAATGAACAGCTCGCCAGTATGGTTGGCGAAAGTGTGACACAGATCAAGCGATATATCCGGTTAACCCATCTGATTCCGAAGATACGGGATATGGTTGATAAAGAAATACTTGCGATCCGGTCAGCAGTGGAGATAGTATTGTTTGGGTTGGCATAA